The following coding sequences are from one Vicugna pacos chromosome 11, VicPac4, whole genome shotgun sequence window:
- the IFIT3 gene encoding interferon-induced protein with tetratricopeptide repeats 3 isoform X2 — MYNLLAYIKHLNGQNEAALECLRQAEELSQQELTSQAEVRSLVTWGNYAWVYYHLGRLSEAQVYVDKVKQVCEKFSNPYSIECPELDCEEGWMLLKCGRKQNERAKVCFEKALEGKPNNPEFSSGLAIAMYSLDDKPQQQSSVDVLKKAIELSPDNQYIKVLLALTLQKMNEDTEGEQLVLKALEEAPRQTDVLRNAAKFYQKKGDLDKAIELLLRALESMPNDGHLCHQIACCYMAKVKQIQKTGDPETNGNKKKIEEQRELAIDYMKKATEKGLNPLHAYSDLTKLPEMRDCYQLAVSKELPNTERQQLPQHYCNSQEYHERSEDTGCPTLLPIGTKSTEKEKMKCQLQNVAENQVPQKAPNSWYLQGLIHKMNGDLLQAAECYERELGHLLRNRPSGIGSFLVPASELEEGSKETGQGADSATLRELSKP, encoded by the coding sequence ATGTACAACTTGCTGGCCTACATAAAACACTTAAATGGTCAGAACGAAGCCGCCTTGGAATGCTTACGGCAAGCTGAAGAATTAAGCCAGCAAGAGCTCACCAGCCAGGCAGAAGTCAGAAGTCTGGTCACCTGGGGAAACTACGCCTGGGTCTACTACCACCTGGGAAGACTCTCAGAAGCTCAGGTTTATGTAGACAAGGTGAAACAAGTATGCGAGAAGTTTTCAAATCCTTACAGTATTGAGTGTCCTGAGCTTGACTGTGAAGAAGGGTGGATGCTGCTAAAGTGTGGAAGAAAACAAAACGAAAGGGCAAAGGTGTGTTTTGAGAAGGCTCTGGAAGGGAAGCCCAACAACCCAGAATTCTCCTCTGGACTGGCCATCGCAATGTACAGTCTGGATGATAAGCCACAGCAGCAGTCCTCTGTCGATGTTCTCAAGAAGGCCATTGAGCTGAGCCCTGACAATCAGTACATCAAAGTTCTCTTGGCCCTGACACTGCAGAAGATGAATGAAGACACTGAGGGGGAGCAGTTGGTTTTAAAGGCCCTAGAAGAAGCTCCTCGCCAAACAGATGTCCTTCGCAATGCAGCCAAATTTTACCAAAAGAAAGGTGATCTAGACAAAGCTATTGAATTGTTGCTAAGGGCACTGGAATCTATGCCAAACGATGGCCACCTCTGTCACCAGATTGCGTGCTGCTATATGGCGAAAGTCAAACAAATTCAGAAGACGGGAGACCCTGAAACTAATGGGAATAAGAAGAAGATTGAAGAACAACGGGAACTTGCTATCGACTACATGAAAAAAGCTACTGAGAAGGGACTAAATCCTCTGCATGCATATAGTGATCTCACGAAGCTCCCGGAAATGAGAGACTGTTATCAGCTAGCTGTCAGTAAGGAGCTCCCCAACACTGAAAGGCAACAACTCCCTCAGCATTATTGCAATTCTCAGGAGTATCATGAGAGGTCTGAAGACACTGGATGTCCAACATTATTGCCCATAGGCACAAAATCAACTGAGAAGGAAAAGATGAAATGCCAACTACAGAATGTAGCTGAAAATCAGGTTCCACAAAAGGCACCAAATTCTTGGTATCTGCAAGGATTAATTCACAAGATGAATGGAGATCTTCTGCAAGCCGCTGAATGTTATGAGAGGGAACTGGGCCACCTACTAAGGAACAGACCTTCAGGCATAGGCAGCTTTCTCGTGCCAGCATCTGAGCTTGAAGAAGGCAGTAAGGAAACGGGCCAGGGTGCAGACAGTGCTACTCTCAGAGAGCTCTCCAAGCCCTGA
- the LOC102535019 gene encoding interferon-induced protein with tetratricopeptide repeats 1, giving the protein MSKNADEDQIKDRLEQLRCHFTWELVIIDTEMPDLETRVLEEIKFLDTKYKVGIYNLLAYVKHLGGQNEEALKSLKEAEDSTQQEDGGQSDVRSLVTWGNYAWLYYRMGQQAEAQIYLDKVKNTCRKLANPSSYRMECPQMDCEEGWALLKCGGKNYERAKVCFEKALAVEPENPEFSTGYAITVYRLDGFNRPQHFSEFCLNALKQAVRLNPKDAYIKALLALKLQDAGQEAAGEEYIKEALTSTSSEIYVFRHAAKFYRRKGSLDDALKFSELALSGTPSSAFLHHQIGLCYKSKMIQIKKAARNWQPKGQDKENFNRQINLAKHHFEFAVKQKPTFEIAYINLAETYAEAGEYRKAEDAFQKVLSLKTLDEDMLQQVHSHYGRFLEFHKKSEVDAISHYLKAVKIEKASFERDKSITALGKLASKKLRRNASDIESLSILGLTHKLKGEMNEALEYYEQALRLALDSENSVGHVL; this is encoded by the exons ATGAG TAAGAATGCTGATGAGGATCAGATCAAGGATAGGCTGGAACAGCTGCGATGTCACTTTACATGGGAGTTGGTCATTATAGACACAGAAATGCCGGATTTAGAAACCAGAGTCTTGGAGGAGATTAAGTTCCTAGACACCAAATACAAGGTAGGAATATATAACCTACTGGCCTATGTGAAACACCTGGGAGGCCAGAATGAGGAAGCCCTGAAGAGCTTGAAAGAAGCTGAGGACTCAACCCAGCAAGAAGATGGTGGCCAATCAGACGTGAGAAGCCTGGTTACCTGGGGCAACTATGCCTGGCTGTATTACCGAATGGGCCAACAGGCAGAAGCCCAGATTTACCTGGACAAGGTGAAGAACACTTGCAGGAAGCTTGCAAATCCCTCCAGCTACAGAATGGAGTGTCCTCAGATGGACTGTGAGGAAGGATGGGCCTTGCTGAAATGTGGAGGAAAGAATTACGAACGAGCCAAGGTCTGCTTTGAAAAGGCTCTGGCAGTGGAGCCTGAAAACCCTGAATTCAGCACTGGGTATGCCATCACTGTCTATCGCCTGGACGGCTTTAACAGACCACAACATTTCAGTGAATTCTGTCTGAACGCCCTAAAACAAGCTGTCAGGCTAAATCCAAAAGATGCATATATTAAGGCTCTCCTTGCCCTGAAGCTTCAAGATGCGGGACAAGAAGCTGCAGGAGAAGAGTACATTAAAGAAGCACTGACCAGCACCTCCTCAGAGATCTATGTCTTTCGACACGCCGCCAAGTTTTACCGAAGGAAAGGCTCTCTGGATGATGCTCTTAAGTTCTCAGAATTGGCCTTAAGTGGAAcaccctcctctgccttcctgcATCACCAGATAGGGCTTTGCTACAAgtcaaaaatgattcaaataaagaAAGCTGCAAGAAACTGGCAGCCTAAAGGACAGGATAAGGAAAACTTCAACAGACAAATAAACTTAGCCAAACATCATTTTGAATTTGCTGTGAAACAAAAGCCCACATTTGAGATTGCTTATATAAACCTGGCAGAAACGTATGCAGAAGCAGGCGAGTACAGAAAAGCTGAAGATGCTTTTCAAAAAGTGTTATCCTTGAAAACACTCGACGAAGACATGCTGCAACAAGTACATTCCCACTATGGCCGATTTCTGGAATTTCATAAAAAATCTGAAGTTGATGCAATCAGCCATTATTTAAAAGCAGTGAAAATAGAAAAGGCATCATTTGAAAGGGACAAAAGCATCACTGCTTTGGGGAAACTGGCTTCAAAGAAACTTCGAAGAAACGCATCAGATATAGAAAGCTTGAGCATCCTTGGGCTCACCCACAAATTGAAAGGAGAAATGAATGAAGCCCTGGAGTATTATGAGCAGGCCCTGAGGCTGGCTCTTGACTCAGAGAACTCTGTGGGACATGTTCTCTAG
- the IFIT3 gene encoding interferon-induced protein with tetratricopeptide repeats 3 isoform X1 encodes MTSVSEVNKNSLERILLQLKCHFTWNLFKKESVSRDLEDRVCNQIEFLKPEFRATMYNLLAYIKHLNGQNEAALECLRQAEELSQQELTSQAEVRSLVTWGNYAWVYYHLGRLSEAQVYVDKVKQVCEKFSNPYSIECPELDCEEGWMLLKCGRKQNERAKVCFEKALEGKPNNPEFSSGLAIAMYSLDDKPQQQSSVDVLKKAIELSPDNQYIKVLLALTLQKMNEDTEGEQLVLKALEEAPRQTDVLRNAAKFYQKKGDLDKAIELLLRALESMPNDGHLCHQIACCYMAKVKQIQKTGDPETNGNKKKIEEQRELAIDYMKKATEKGLNPLHAYSDLTKLPEMRDCYQLAVSKELPNTERQQLPQHYCNSQEYHERSEDTGCPTLLPIGTKSTEKEKMKCQLQNVAENQVPQKAPNSWYLQGLIHKMNGDLLQAAECYERELGHLLRNRPSGIGSFLVPASELEEGSKETGQGADSATLRELSKP; translated from the coding sequence TGAAGTCAACAAGAATTCTCTGGAGAGAATCCTTCTGCAGCTGAAATGCCATTTCACATGGAacttatttaagaaagaaagtgtCTCgcgtgatctagaagacagagtGTGTAACCAGATTGAATTTTTAAAGCCTGAGTTCAGAGCTACAATGTACAACTTGCTGGCCTACATAAAACACTTAAATGGTCAGAACGAAGCCGCCTTGGAATGCTTACGGCAAGCTGAAGAATTAAGCCAGCAAGAGCTCACCAGCCAGGCAGAAGTCAGAAGTCTGGTCACCTGGGGAAACTACGCCTGGGTCTACTACCACCTGGGAAGACTCTCAGAAGCTCAGGTTTATGTAGACAAGGTGAAACAAGTATGCGAGAAGTTTTCAAATCCTTACAGTATTGAGTGTCCTGAGCTTGACTGTGAAGAAGGGTGGATGCTGCTAAAGTGTGGAAGAAAACAAAACGAAAGGGCAAAGGTGTGTTTTGAGAAGGCTCTGGAAGGGAAGCCCAACAACCCAGAATTCTCCTCTGGACTGGCCATCGCAATGTACAGTCTGGATGATAAGCCACAGCAGCAGTCCTCTGTCGATGTTCTCAAGAAGGCCATTGAGCTGAGCCCTGACAATCAGTACATCAAAGTTCTCTTGGCCCTGACACTGCAGAAGATGAATGAAGACACTGAGGGGGAGCAGTTGGTTTTAAAGGCCCTAGAAGAAGCTCCTCGCCAAACAGATGTCCTTCGCAATGCAGCCAAATTTTACCAAAAGAAAGGTGATCTAGACAAAGCTATTGAATTGTTGCTAAGGGCACTGGAATCTATGCCAAACGATGGCCACCTCTGTCACCAGATTGCGTGCTGCTATATGGCGAAAGTCAAACAAATTCAGAAGACGGGAGACCCTGAAACTAATGGGAATAAGAAGAAGATTGAAGAACAACGGGAACTTGCTATCGACTACATGAAAAAAGCTACTGAGAAGGGACTAAATCCTCTGCATGCATATAGTGATCTCACGAAGCTCCCGGAAATGAGAGACTGTTATCAGCTAGCTGTCAGTAAGGAGCTCCCCAACACTGAAAGGCAACAACTCCCTCAGCATTATTGCAATTCTCAGGAGTATCATGAGAGGTCTGAAGACACTGGATGTCCAACATTATTGCCCATAGGCACAAAATCAACTGAGAAGGAAAAGATGAAATGCCAACTACAGAATGTAGCTGAAAATCAGGTTCCACAAAAGGCACCAAATTCTTGGTATCTGCAAGGATTAATTCACAAGATGAATGGAGATCTTCTGCAAGCCGCTGAATGTTATGAGAGGGAACTGGGCCACCTACTAAGGAACAGACCTTCAGGCATAGGCAGCTTTCTCGTGCCAGCATCTGAGCTTGAAGAAGGCAGTAAGGAAACGGGCCAGGGTGCAGACAGTGCTACTCTCAGAGAGCTCTCCAAGCCCTGA